A window of the Lactuca sativa cultivar Salinas chromosome 7, Lsat_Salinas_v11, whole genome shotgun sequence genome harbors these coding sequences:
- the LOC111906014 gene encoding uncharacterized protein LOC111906014 translates to MDSGQQTRQNVVVMRHGDRIDNFEPLWTEKAARPWDPPLVLDGKVRAFSTGKKFKKDLRFPIHRVFVSPFLRCLQTASEVIHALCAVDCNVTHMSSADGVKIDPSMLKVSVEYGLCEMLNKRAIRAENAPKDGDFAFTISECEAVLPQGTVDSTVEPVYKELPKWEEPTEVARDRYKNIIKILADKYPTENLLLVTHGEGVGVSVTSYARDDLLVSEVEYCAYSKLHRTISTKGAGEFELCMNLKHSGISYIPTRVDEEQSTS, encoded by the exons ATGGATTCCGGCCAACAGACTCGTCAAAACGTCGTCGTGATGCGCCATGGCGACCGGATTGACAACTTCGAGCCGCTATGGACTGAGAAAGCTGCTAGGCCATGGGATCCGCCGTTGGTGTTAGATGGCAAGGTTAGGGCATTCTCTACCGGTAAGAAATTCAAAAAGGACCTCCGTTTTCCGATTCATCGCGTCTTTGTATCGCCGTTTCTTCGATGCCTTCAGACAGCTTCCGAAGTCATACACGCTCTTTGCGCCGTCGATTGTAATGTTACTCATATGAGCTCTGCCGATGGCGTCAAAATCGATCCTTCTATGCTCAAG GTATCTGTTGAATATGGACTATGTGAAATGCTGAACAAACGAGCCATACGAGCTGAGAACGCCCCTAAAGATGGAGACTTTGCTTTCACTATTTCAGAATGTGAAGCTGTTTTACCACAAGGGACAGTTGATTCAACTGTAGAACCAGTTTACAAAGAG CTACCAAAATGGGAAGAGCCAACAGAGGTGGCTAGAGACAGGTACAAGAATATTATCAAGATTCTTGCTGATAAATACCCTACCGAAAACTTACTGCTTGTGACACATG GGGAAGGTGTTGGGGTGTCAGTGACTTCATATGCACGTGATGATTTGCTAGTGAGTGAAGTGGAATATTGTGCATATTCAAAGCTTCATAGAACAATTTCCACCAAAGGAGCTGGGGAATTTGAGTTGTGTATGAATCTTAAGCACAGTGGTATTTCCTATATACCCACACGAGTTGATGAAGAACAATCCACATCATAA
- the LOC111906013 gene encoding uncharacterized protein LOC111906013 — MSFANIGITKTSNKKKVALCNLLAKIRGKEMEEGTNSNTGGGSSGYWWWVAASGVQMAWGIYSFRKGYSGDSRLMPLKAFGVASLFVGATATATVGTFSASGIHSVKDAMELGANIRSGLGVKGRG, encoded by the exons ATGTCGTTTGCCAACATCGGTATCACAAAAACCTCGAACAAAAAGAAAGTTGCACTCTGTAATTTACTTGCCAAGATCCGCGGCAAGGAAATGGAGGAAGGGACTAACAGTAACACCGGTGGTGGATCAAGTGGCTACTGGTGGTGGGTCGCCGCCAGCGGCGTCCAAATGGCTTGGGGCATATACTCCTTCCGCAAAGGCTACTCCGGCGACTCACGACTCATGCCCCTCAAAGCTTTTGGCGTAGCTTCTCTCTTCGTCGGCGCCACAGCAACCGCCACTGTCGGAACCTTTAGTGCCTCCGGCATCCACTCG GTGAAGGATGCCATGGAACTTGGGGCAAATATAAGGTCCGGGCTTGGAGTCAAGGGCAGGGGATAA